Proteins encoded together in one Onychomys torridus chromosome 1, mOncTor1.1, whole genome shotgun sequence window:
- the Ctxnd1 gene encoding cortexin domain-containing 1, which translates to MEEPTPEPVYVDVDKGLTLACFVFLCLFLVVMIIRCAKVIMDPYSAIPTSTWEEQHLDD; encoded by the coding sequence ATGGAGGAACCCACGCCCGAGCCAGTCTATGTGGATGTGGACAAGGGGCTGACCTTGGCTTGCTTCgttttcctctgcctcttccttgtaGTCATGATCATCCGCTGTGCCAAGGTCATTATGGACCCCTACAGTGCCATTCCCACATCCACCTGGGAGGAGCAGCACCTGGATGACTGA